One window of Cervus elaphus chromosome 6, mCerEla1.1, whole genome shotgun sequence genomic DNA carries:
- the LOC122696466 gene encoding alpha-fetoprotein, with protein sequence MKWVVAFFLLFLLNFSDSRTMHKNAYGIDSILDSSPCSSGTNLVGLATIFFAQSVQGATYEEVSHMVKDVLTVIEKSTGSEQPAGCLENQVSAFLEEICREKEIPEKYGLSDCCGRTGEERHDCFLAHKKAVPASILPFPVPEPVTSCKSYKENRERFINRYIYEIARRHPVLYAPTILSLATQYDKIIPHCCKAENATECFETKVTSITKELRESSLLNQHTCAVMGKFGPRTFRAITVTKVSQKFPKANFTEIQKLVMDVAHIHEECCKGNVLECLQDGERVMSYICSQQDILSRQIAECCKLPTTLELGQCIIHAENDDKPEGLSPNVNRFLGERDFNQLSSREKDLSMARFTYEYSRRHTKLAVPIILRVAKGYQELLERCSQSENPSECQDKGEEELEKYIQESQALAKRSCGLFQKLGEYYLQNAFLVAYTKKAPQLTSPELMALTRKMANAGAICCHLSEDKQLACGEGVADLIIGHLCIRHEESPINSGVGQCCTSSYSNRRPCFSSLVVDETYVPPPFSDDKFIFHKDLCQVQGVALQTMKQQFLINLVKQKPQITEEQLEAVVADFSGLLEKCCQSQEQEVCFTEEGPALISKARAALGV encoded by the exons ATGAAGTGGGTGGTagcattctttttactttttctattaaattttagCGATTCCAGAACAATGCATAAAAATGCATATGGAATAG attccatattgGATTCTTCCCCATGTTCTTCAGGGACAAATTTAGTTGGCCT aGCTACCATATTTTTTGCCCAGTCTGTTCAAGGAGCCACTTATGAGGAAGTAAGTCACATGGTGAAAGATGTATTGACTGTAATAGAGAAATCCACTGGCAGTGAGCAACCTGCTGGGTGTTTAGAAAACCAG GTATCTGCCTTTCTGGAAGAAATTTGCCGTGAAAAGGAAATTCCTGAAAAGTATGGGCTTTCAGACTGCTGTGGCCGAACTGGAGAGGAAAGACATGACTGTTTCCTAGCGCACAAAAAGGCCGTTCCAGCTTCCATTCTGCCCTTCCCAGTTCCAGAACCAGTCACGAGCTGTAAATCGTACAAGGAAAATAGAGAGCGGTTCATAAACAG ATACATCTATGAGATAGCAAGAAGGCACCCTGTACTGTATGCACCTACAATTCTTTCTTTGGCTACTCAATATGATAAAATTATTCCACATTGCTGCAAAGCTGAAAATGCCACTGAATGCTTTGAAACAAAG GTAACATCAATTACAAAAGAATTAAGAGAAAGCAGTTTGTTAAATCAACATACATGTGCAGTAATGGGAAAATTTGGACCCCGGACCTTCCGAGCCAT aacTGTTACTAAAGTGAGTCAAAAGTTTCCCAAAGCTAATTTTACTGAAATTCAGAAACTGGTCATGGATGTGGCCCACATACATGAGGAATGCTGCAAAGGAAACGTGCTGGAGTGTCTGCAGGATGGG GAAAGAGTTATGTCCTACATATGTTCTCAACAAGATATTCTGTCAAGACAAATAGCAGAGTGCTGCAAGCTGCCCACCACACTTGAACTTGGTCAGTGCATAATTCATGCAGAAAATGATGACAAACCTGAAGGCTTATCTCCAAATGTAAATAGGTTTTTAGGAGAGAGAGATTTCAACCAACTTTCTTCAAGGGAGAAAGACCTCTCCATGGCAAG ATTTACATATGAATATTCAAGAAGACACACTAAGCTTGCTGTTCCAATTATTCTAAGAGTTGCTAAAGGATATCAGGAATTACTGGAGAGGTGTTCCCAGTCTGAAAACCCTTCTGAATGCCAGGATAAAGGG GAAGAAGAATTGGAGAAATATATCCAGGAGAGCCAAGCCCTGGCAAAGCGAAGCTGTGGTCTCTTTCAGAAATTAGGAGAATATTACTTACAAAATGC GTTTCTTGTTGCTTACACAAAGAAGGCTCCTCAGCTGACCTCACCTGAGCTGATGGCCTTGACCAGGAAAATGGCGAACGCGGGAGCCATTTGTTGCCATCTCAGTGAGGACAAACAACTGGCCTGTGGCGAGGGAGTG GCTGACCTTATCATAGGACACTTGTGCATCAGACATGAGGAGAGCCCCATCAACTCTGGAGTCGGCCAGTGCTGCACCTCTTCATACTCCAACAGGAGGCCCTGTTTCAGCAGCTTGGTGGTGGATGAGACATACGTGCCTCCGCCGTTCTCCGATGACAAGTTCATCTTCCATAAGGATCTCTGCCAAGTTCAGGGTGTAGCGCTGCAGACAatgaagcaaca GTTTCTCATTAACCTTGTGAAGCAGAAGCCACAGATAACAGAGGAACAACTTGAGGCTGTCGTTGCGGATTTCTCCGGCCTCCTGGAAAAGTGCTGCCAAAGCCAAGAGCAGGAAGTCTGCTTTACAGAAGAG gGTCCTGCACTGATTTCAAAAGCTCGTGCTGCTTTGGGAGTCTAA